The genomic segment GCAGTCCCTAATATCATCAGTTTTATTACTGCAAAGTCTTTTGAACCACTCAACAGAAATCAATGAACAGACAAACCTTTATTATTTaatcttcaaatatttaaatccaAGACTGCTTTTATAtacatgaaaaatatctttaataGTTAAAAAAGTTTTAAGAAATAAAGATAAATACAGCAAAGTTAGAGCAACAGCTATTTCTATTGTTTGAGATGGAACAATAATTTGGATCTGCTAAAATCCAAGTCTTAAACCAGCATCTACTCTTGATGTCTCAAAATTAGAATTCTTAAATAATACAAGAGTTTAAGCTAGCATAGGAAAACCTCACATTAGCACCTTCATCCTCACACAGAGCAGGTCTTGAATTTGGAACTGAACACTTTGGCAAGGTAAAAGACAGTCAAAACACTACTGCAGCACTGAGAGAAatctgcaggctcagctgctcccctgctctcAGGTGGAAGTTTCCTTCATGTGGCTCAGAGCCCTTCCTttcccccagggccagcaggggaGCAGTTTAGAGGAGGGACAGAGtgacagcagtgccctggggctgactgtcccctcctgagggtGACAGGACAGCATTCCATGGAGCACAGAGCTACCAGAGTGACAGGGAGCTGCACAGTGGCCCATAACCAGTTTCCCCCAGCTGTCCCATAGACAGacacagctgcagcctgcatgGAGATTTAGCACATAAGGGCTCCAAGAGCAGCGAGTTTGATGTGCTTTTCACTACAGTTGGGGCTTTCTAGCTTTGAGTTTTGACTTAGCATGTTTCTCTCCAGCCCCTTAGAAAGCTGTTGGGACCAATCaaacagtgccagcagcacaggtcACAGTACCTGCTCTGCCAGAATGAGAtgctttttcacattttcaggaTACATTTGTCTAAGTtaaggctggcacagctctgctgtgatacACTGTACCTAGGAATATACAATACAATAGGTGCTAGACTATAGAAACAGTAACATTTAATAACAGGAAGGAATATTTTTGACAACTTGCTTTTAATTCTAAAGTGTTTCACTCTAGGAAGTGACCCAGACCAGTTTTATGTATCTCTGCATCAGGATCTGAGCAGGAAACATTTCAGACCACTCATCACTCTTCAGGACAGTGTTTTACTTCGGACTTGCTCAAGGTGCAGAGGTATGATCAGTCCCATGTTTCCCACTCAGGCTGGAAAGAGAAATTACCTTTGGAGAACTCCATGTCAGAATATTGAGAAAGCTGAGGCAGCCTCATGTTCATTGTCAAGTATCCTAGGGCACATGTTTAGAAGCTTTGTAAACTCTGTACCCTTCTGTTTCAGCAGGTCACAGAAACCAGATCCTTGTGTAAAAGTAAAAACAACTTCACATGGAGCTTGTACTCTACTGCTCTTTGAATCAGTGAATCCAAGGCCAGGGCCCAGTATCAGAAGGCAGGAGATTCCATCATGTTATGGACAATGCTTCTTACAAAGACATCAGATGGAATATGTGAGTTCCAAATTCCAGATATGACAGAAGATGTCAATACACATACAGTCTGTGTCACCTGGGACTGAGATGTGTTTTCAGATTATTGTCCACATTACATGACAGAACAGCTGGGATCTTCATtttgctgcagagagaaaacatgaaaacattaGGCTAATTAGCATGTGTACAAACTTAAGTATTTCTTGCTGGTTACCTACTTGAGCCTCATATAGGCAGATAGGGTTTTCAGCACTTTGTAGATTTAGTTACTTATTAACAAAGCAGAGTGGATTTTCAAGAGGCAGTACATGAACTGTACTACACAAGTCTTGAAATCCATGCAATACACGAGCTTGTGCCTTCCTAAATGAAAGGCTGTCAGACTGCCCATCACTTCCTCTCTCCCCAAGCAGCAGAACTTCAGTGGCATGCAGATACGTGCTGCCCTCGTTAGGATGgtaaaagcagaagcaaaacagGGAAACACTGCCTTCCTTTAAAGCACAGCATGCATTCTTCCCATTATTTTACTGCAGGCAACAAGATAACTTCTGTTTACTAAGCAGCCGTTTCAGTACTACCAAGGCAGCAGAAGCATATAGATACTAATATCAAAAGGTTGACAGGAATTCAGCAAACAGGAATGACATTAAAATTTGATTGGAAGTATTAGAATTGATTCTTACCATAAATGGCACACAACTGTATTGTAAAGTTGCTGATAAAACAGATTAGAAGTGTAAGGAAAAATGTTACTTTTGCTTTCCATCACTGATTATTGAACAAGTCATATAAGTAAATtcaaaaaatgccttttaaaataaaaagaagccaTCCTTGAGGAGAGGCCCTACTCTGAGTATGAGTGGAAGCTTGTACCACTAAGAGCCCAAAGGGCAGAACAGCATTATAGGCCTCCTCAATAGCCTATTTAACAGGGTCTCACCATTTTTCAGTGAGACTGAAAATATTACAAGAATGTGCATGCAAGTCAGGAGACTGACAAACATCCTTTAAGTCACATGGTATTGTAGTAACAGATATTTAACCAGattttgtttaaaaggaaaaacaacccaaaacccagCAGTAACTGCCTGTTTAggtacctttttttttgcagaaagaCAGTACTAAGGTACTTTTAAGTTAGTTTTCAGACAGATACATGATGAAAATATCTATGAAATGGTAGTGGGAGCTTTAACCTAGTGCAGTAAGATGTGACCCTCCTTGTAACTGTGTAGAATCAGTTTtaggaagagctgcaggagctgaacaTTTGCCAGTAGGAAGAAGAGGTTTTAGCTAAGCATCCCCTTGCTCTCAGGCTTTGGAGTTTGTACCATAGTACTGTTTCAGGTCAAGACACAAACCAACTTGAATTCAGTACAGTCTATAATTGTTTGGTTAGGACCAACTTAAAGCCCTCATATTAGTTGGTTTAGATCATTTCAGCAATTAAAGATAGCTAAAAGTATATCAAAGTACAGTAGGAGCATCCAAAATGCACCAGTTCAGACTTGTATTACAGTCAGTCACAAGGCATTTGAGAGGGCTGGATATCTTGAACAAGATATTACACCATGCAAGTTGATAGCCAAAAGTTTGTAAGTATACTGACCTTAAGTTCACACTGAAATTGTCTTAAAAGCAATTTAGGGACACTGGAATATGAAGTCCCTTCATCCCACAGAAGTAGTCAGTGTTTGCATTCTGTTCTTGGGATAACAGCTTTAATTCACAGTCAGATAGGTAGATGATATGGACATTAAAGGTTGAATTTTCCATGTGTCAGTAATAAGATAACAAACAATTAATGCTACTGTTTGACCATACTCAGAGAATAAGCAGAACTTCAGTTGCATTTCTGGTGCAAAGCCATGCAAGCTACATCCTACATGGGACAAGAGACTGCAGCACTACTGATGAAGCAAATTTTCTATGAGGTGACAAGCATGATTCTCACCATCTCACCTGCTTAAGGATGCTCACAGGAACCACTATCATGAAACCAaacaacatttcttttttcttcttcttttggtCTGACATCAAGAAAAACATTAAGAGTTGTGGGATATGAAGAGTACTTGAAGAAGTATTTTCATTcagtaaggaaaagaaatggccATTAAATGACTCTACTGACAGCATATATGTAAACTTCAGGCAGCTTACCTGAGATGCAAACTCTGCTTCACTTCCAGTTATTTCTTCATAATCATCATCTTGCtcactttcttcttctctggGTACAAGCATTATCTTCCTCTCTGCAAGCTCCTAGAATACAATTGAATTCCCACCAAGACCCCACAGGAATTAAGCACAAACAAGTTTAGCATCAGGACAGTAGaagcattttattatttcacttACCTCACCATCATCGGCGATGAGTGTAACACCAATATTATCTCCAGTTCCCCAAGATTTCTGAGACCTCCACACCAGATCACTAGGACCTGGGCTaacaccagcagctgcacccCAGATCTGCAACAGATTTACTGTGAGCTTCTGAAGGATCTTCTATAGTCAGATAACAATTCAGTCTAGCATATATAATTAAGTATTTTAATACCACAGACATCCAGTAGGAGAACCACTGTAATCCCTGGCAAGTTAGTTCTTTTCAGGACTACCAAGAATAGTTGGTAAAGATTTTCTACCTGAAGATTGTAAAGCAGTGCAGAAAAGGCTGTTAACAGCTTCTGTCCAGTGTAGAGGTAGCCCTGCTTGGCCACACAGAGCATTTGAGTCACAGAGCCAAGCCATAGTCATAGACATGCTCAGGGCAGCAACTTGTGTGTACAAGAGCCTCCCACCTGGAATCACTCACTGATCTGTTGAACAAACTCCTCCACAGTTTGGAGTAGCAAGTGTAGAGTTCAGCTCTTTGATCACCATCTACATGTACTTAGAGTACGATTTTAGAGCCAGTATTTCTGTTAGTACTACAAATCATGAAGTCAGCATTGCTGACCTGGAGTAGGCTAAAGGTTTTAGCAAGAGTCTGAGTCTCCACACAACTTTTATCAAGTCACAGGAGTATGGGAAAGCCTAAAAAACTCCTAGAATACAATGATTCTGTTTACAATTAGAGCACACTCCACTCTGGGATGATCCAAGTTCAGTTCAAGCTTTAAAGGAAATGTAATTAGCATTTCAGATCAAGTCGCTTCAAGGATTTTCCCCCCTATCTATCAACACATAAGAGCTTTAGTTCTTTAGACACTTGGAGTCTATTTAGTTTTCCATATTACAGGAACCTCTCCTGACATCTAACATAagagcagggctctgagggagCTTTACAAACCCAATACCTACTGTAACTTCTTGGCCTGCCTGAAGAGTGAACCTTGAAGGAAACTTGTAATTAACATCTGCCACACTTCCAATACGTCGTCTCAACACCCAGCCATGTAGAGATTGATCCTGTGAGACAAGAAATTTCTCTCAGCATTACAGACCAACACCAGGTAATTCAAACACAAGGTTCTTCCCAGACTCATGGTCCAGTTTTAATCCCACTCATGTAGCATACAAGTATTGGATGATTTTGAGAAGCAATTTGCCATGGCCACCTACCAactacatatacatatatatttatgagCACCTTAAAACTTCATGGGCCATTCTGTATTTCAGGTACTTTAATAATGGCTAAACTACAAGCCATATGTTTGAAGTCCTGATGATGAACTCTAATAGTTCTGGATTTTCAAACTAAACTAGTGGAAGAATTAGCTAATTGGCCAGATAAACCCTCTGCATAGATTAGATATCACCAACTGTATTTAACCTTTCAGCTGTTTTAAGTATTTTCAACTAATTTGAAAACTATCCAATTTACTATTGGatagtttttttcctatttagtTCATTGAAGGTGAGTAGTACTCCTGGTAGTGTTAGCCTGAATTTGATGTTCAATTTCTGCATAATAGAAGTCCCTGCACCTGCACCCAAAAGCACGTCCCAGACAGCCCTGGGAACAGAGCACCTGCAGTACCCAAAGGTCAGTCTCTAGTCTGTCACTAagccaaagccatccctgagcagcgATACATTACAATGCAGACTTGAAATGCAAGTACCTCATTAGAGTGGTTTTTAAGCCTGACAAATTTCCCATCTGCATCAATCTCTTCAATAGATATATTTCCAGTAGCTGAAACATGCTGAATAGTCTTAAGTGCAGCACTACGCTCCCTCTTCTTGGTttctttgattttccttttcttcccatgCAGGTATCGTCGGCCCTGGCTTGCTGCTTTaattgctgtgctgtgtgaagCTGGACTGGGTGACAGCTTTAGCCTAGAAGGGAGTCAGATAACATTCACCTGAGTatctgctgtgctttgcttctTTTCATGCCTACCCTCCCACTACAACCAGGCCTAACAGCTTCCTATATCCAAGCTTTCCATGGAGTCTTAAATACAAAACTTTACTTTTATTGCCAAGAGTAGCTAAGTGGTTTGTTTAGTTTGGAAGACAGCCCCAGAGTCCAGAGCAGGCTCATATTGATAAGAGAAGATTCACAACTGCACTAAATAGTCCTTTAAAGTCTCAACAGACACAAGGCTTGTGAAAATCATTTTAAGCTTTTGACCCTTCCTAGCATGTATTGAGAGTGCATGTTCTCACCATGCATGCAAGATACCATGTCTGCATAGACAGGAGTTGATCCAAGTTCCCAGCTTCATTCATGGAACTTGAATGCTCTTCATCTCTAAGATGTTGCACTTTGAGAAAGCTGAGGAATGTTTAATGGACCTTTGAATTTTATCAGCTGGATTTATGACATTACTTCATCTTACTACACCATGTGGTAGATGTGGGACATAAGTGCCATTTGCAGAAGATGATGCTTCAGTAACTGAAATACTATATTAATGATGTTCTTAATGTTTGTTTCTCATTCTGAAGGATAGAGTTAGTGTAGAGGACTTGAATGAAGCAAGTTCTCATAATGAAGATCATAGCCTACCTCTGTTCCTCTCCTTCCAACATCTTTCTGTACGCATTTATTTCCAAGTCTAGAGCCAGTTTCACATCTAAGAGCTGCTCATACTCTTCCAGCTGTGCTTGTGCCTGCTTCTGAGCTTGTGcaatttcttcctccttttcagCCATACGCCGTCGATGGAGATCACGATCGTAATCCAGCAAATTCTGTAGCTCCTTTATTTTGCTCTCCAAAGCAACATTCTAAAATtaaggggagaggggaaaaaaaaattttaaaccatATGTGAAGATTAGAGAGAAGAGGCCAATATTTTGAATtgagaataaattaaaataataaggTTATACAAATAAAGACAGAACCTGGCTTTGATATTGATTAACTTGAGAAAGCAGAGTATCcactttcttctgtttttccatCAGCTCCTCCCGAGCAGCATTGGCAAACTCACAGTTCCTTTGTGCAGTCAGCTGGGCATTCTCCACCTGTGAATAAGTCACTGTTAGTCCTGAGTTGCACATTATCATGTATTATAAACAAGGAAGGAACACCAAATAATTTTCACCTGTTACACCTGGAAATAGTTATCTTTTACTGAAGTGTGCAGATAACAATAAAGTCCAGGTCAGAAAGTTCTGTATAGCTTTCCAGGGAGGTTTACACAAGTTTGACATTTATATCAGAAAAAGTCAGCAATAATCAGGTAGCAAAGATTTCTGGATTAGGGTATTTCAGTTAGTAATGTATGAGGACTTTGTATGGATATTAAGTAAATTGATTCTCCAGAAGACCAATGGAGAATATGTTTACAAGCTGCTTGTCAAAGTGTAGAACTGCAGGATATTGGGTGTACAAATCAAACTGTTATTACTCTTCACCAAAAGGTCTATTAGTAAAGAGTTCCTGCATTTTTATAAGGAGCTTTGAATTGTTCTACAAATACCTCAGTCTTGAGATATCCCAAGAAAGGATAAAGTGCTCCTTCAAGAGCAGAATTTTCAgtggaaacagaaaatttcCCTTACAGAATTTTCAGTGGAAACAAATACAGACACCCAAAGGAATTCCCTGAGTTGGCATGCAAGTTGGTGTGTAGGAAAAGTTAGATTTTATTCAAGACTGAAATTGCTTAATACAAACATAACACACCTTGGTCCTGAATCTGTCAGAAGTCTGAAATATGACCAACCTCTAATCCCTCCCTGTATTTATGCCTGAACCAGTTTTGTTTGGGATCAAATGCTGGCAGAAATCCTACTGTCAAATTTGACACTGCTTTGAAATTCCATAACAACTTAGGCCAAGAAGCTGTGCAGTGAATGCAGGGGCTCCATTATCAGCTGTGTTTGCCAGTGTGACCTTAATTATGTCAAGGTGCAGAGaacttcagttttgttttactgTCATCTTTTCCAAACTCACCTTTGCACTGAATGTTCGCTCCATCTCCTCTTTGTAGCCTTGAATTTGTTCTTCATGCTGTTTCCTGAGCCCCTGCAGAGCATCTGAGAGCAAGCTCTCAAATTCTCTTTGACAGCCAGATTCTACTTCTGCTATCCTGCTCTCATGGACTCTTTTTGTCTCCTTGAGCTCCTGGAAAAAATTTCTCAGAGAATAAACAAGCCAATACAGTTTGAAACTGGATTTAGTGTACCAGCTTCACAAGTCCATCCCTTTTGAAGCAGATTTATCACTGAGTACACAGTAATTCATCTTTATGCATATCTTATTCACCCATTAAGGCTGGCACATCCACCTTGCTGCCTCACTATTGTTTTTCCACCTCACTGCCAACATTGCTTAAACTAAAATAtagtaaatatttaatttgcaaGACTAATGCTTTGAACTAGATAGATTGTTTGGTTTTGTAACTTAGAACACATGCATATACAGTTCAGTTTCTTTAAGCACTGTTACTTCACCTGTTCTTGTTTTATTCAAAAAGTAGTAGCAGTTAGTTAGAAAAATTAGAGTTCTCTATCAAACTGCACACTTTGAGATTCCTACCAGTAAGAAGGAAGCTGGTTTACATTCATATATCAATTATTCATTTAGTTGTATGTACTGACTTCTCTCACAAGGGTTACCAGACACCTCTGAGAAGTGCCAAGAAATTTGGGAACACAAGTTGCTTCAAGAAGATTTAACTTCTCATACTTTAGGCTTCAAGTAAACATCTGGAACCATTTAACAGTAACTAATATAGGCACTATCACCTACACAACATAATATATTGGGATTTCAGTTCTCTTTAGAAAAGCAGCCTAAGAAATTTCTCATATCCCAGATACCTATTGGTACTATCCCAGTTAACATGAGGTTAAGTACTTTCTTGAGCCTTCCTATTTAGGTGGATGTTATGAGCTGATGGGCTGCCACAGGTTGCTAGTTAcctttttagagaaaaaagcaATGTTAAGATGGGCTTTAAGTGCATCCAAGGATCATGGACACCTAAAAAGATGCCTTGTTAATAAGCTAAAACATACATCTTCATGAAGGCGCTTCTGGAACGTCATTTCTTCCAGCAATGTTTTCATACGGTTTTCTAGGTCCACCCTCCTCAACATTTCACTGTGGAGATGCTTTTTAGTATCCTCCAGTGACAGATTAAGCTGGAAAGACAGACAGAGTTATCAAAATTAAGAGGTATTTTTTCAAATTAGGCAGCCAATTTGTTACAGGTCATTCAACTTAATTACCCCAGCAATCAAAACACATTGGTTGAATGAAGTGGGTTACTCTAAGTTCCTGTGTCAGTGGGATCCAAATATCAGCAACAGATAGTATCCTATCTAGTTGTTATGTAGACTAGATTTCCCACAAGGGAAATATAGAACAGCCCTTAATCCCACCAGCTAAATTTGACTCCTCAAAGTAGACTTCTGATGAATCAATTGTACTATTCATATATATTCCTCCCCTTTTAAACTGTAATTATTCCAAACTTCTTCCTACTAATATAATTTTTTGACACTTAATCCTCTAAATACAGCCTATGTTGACAAATTAATATACACTTTCAGTATTACACACTTCTCTGATGTGTTAGAGAATGCTACAGGGACTATAGCAGAACATTTCATCTTGCTTTGACTCTGGAACAAGAAACATTACATCCTGTGTTCATAGAATTAAAGGTACCTACAACCTTTAGGTGGAAGTTTTAAGGAAACCACCATCAGTAGCATTTGCTGTCAGCAAGGTTTTTGTCCACCTGTCACTGTCATAGTTACCAGGccttctctgcttttaaatatcaataactgaggaaaatgaagcaaaaactGCAGGAGGAAAACCCAAGTTTAGATTCCAACAGCAAGCCTTACACTGAGTACTTGATCCTTTAATTCACGGAGCTCATTCTCCAAAGTCCGGTTCTCATTCAGGGCTATTGCTAAATCAGCTTCCTTTGCATTTAGCTGGGCATCGAGGTCTCTCACACGAGCCTGGGCCACGTTTAAATCACTTTCCTTTTTGGAGTTCCTACAGGAGAGAGTTTTACACTGTTAAGTGCAGCTAGCGTGGGAGAATTTGTCCTCAATCTGTTTCCCTTCAGAGGGCTCCGTGGTTAAAGACAGGAGAGGTTTGTCAGGCTCACGGTGagagcagaaaacaaaccagacCGGGCCCTCCGACAAGCATCATTTGTTACACCGGAGAGATTCCTGACCCATTTTCCAGCTCGTTCAGAGCGGAGCCCAAGCGGAAGCCAGCTATTTTCCACGGCATTCCcgaggggagaggaaagggacGGCACAGGCCCCCGGCTGCACGGGGAGGGCTGGGCACGCTCAGCGACCGGGGCCGGACAATCCTGCACGGACACCCCCGCAGCACAGgcggccccagccccgcaggGAGTGCCTCAGGGCCCCGCACGGCCCGGCCGGGCAGC from the Zonotrichia leucophrys gambelii isolate GWCS_2022_RI chromosome 10, RI_Zleu_2.0, whole genome shotgun sequence genome contains:
- the LOC135452204 gene encoding lamin-B3-like isoform X3, which produces MATALPPTPASGSRSASRAAESPLSPARLSRLQEKEELQQLNDRLAAYIERVRALEADKSVLQQRLSEHQAGSDREMGCLRLRYENELADARRALDDIAIERATLQVELGKIGEEHRQLHVRNSKKESDLNVAQARVRDLDAQLNAKEADLAIALNENRTLENELRELKDQVLSLNLSLEDTKKHLHSEMLRRVDLENRMKTLLEEMTFQKRLHEDELKETKRVHESRIAEVESGCQREFESLLSDALQGLRKQHEEQIQGYKEEMERTFSAKVENAQLTAQRNCEFANAAREELMEKQKKVDTLLSQVNQYQSQNVALESKIKELQNLLDYDRDLHRRRMAEKEEEIAQAQKQAQAQLEEYEQLLDVKLALDLEINAYRKMLEGEEQRLKLSPSPASHSTAIKAASQGRRYLHGKKRKIKETKKRERSAALKTIQHVSATGNISIEEIDADGKFVRLKNHSNEDQSLHGWVLRRRIGSVADVNYKFPSRFTLQAGQEVTIWGAAAGVSPGPSDLVWRSQKSWGTGDNIGVTLIADDGEELAERKIMLVPREEESEQDDDYEEITGSEAEFASQQLYNTVVCHLCKMKIPAVLSCNVDNNLKTHLSPR
- the LOC135452204 gene encoding lamin-B3-like isoform X2, with product MATALPPTPASGSRSASRAAESPLSPARLSRLQEKEELQQLNDRLAAYIERVRALEADKSVLQQRLSEHQAGSDREMGCLRLRYENELADARRALDDIAIERATLQVELGKIGEEHRQLHVRNSKKESDLNVAQARVRDLDAQLNAKEADLAIALNENRTLENELRELKDQVLSLNLSLEDTKKHLHSEMLRRVDLENRMKTLLEEMTFQKRLHEDELKETKRVHESRIAEVESGCQREFESLLSDALQGLRKQHEEQIQGYKEEMERTFSAKVENAQLTAQRNCEFANAAREELMEKQKKVDTLLSQVNQYQSQNVALESKIKELQNLLDYDRDLHRRRMAEKEEEIAQAQKQAQAQLEEYEQLLDVKLALDLEINAYRKMLEGEEQRLKLSPSPASHSTAIKAASQGRRYLHGKKRKIKETKKRERSAALKTIQHVSATGNISIEEIDADGKFVRLKNHSNEDQSLHGWVLRRRIGSVADVNYKFPSRFTLQAGQEVTIWGAAAGVSPGPSDLVWRSQKSWGTGDNIGVTLIADDGEELAERKIMLVPREEESEQDDDYEEITGSEAEFASQQNEDPSCSVM
- the LOC135452204 gene encoding lamin-B3-like isoform X1 codes for the protein MATALPPTPASGSRSASRAAESPLSPARLSRLQEKEELQQLNDRLAAYIERVRALEADKSVLQQRLSEHQAGSDREMGCLRLRYENELADARRALDDIAIERATLQVELGKIGEEHRQLHVRNSKKESDLNVAQARVRDLDAQLNAKEADLAIALNENRTLENELRELKDQVLSLNLSLEDTKKHLHSEMLRRVDLENRMKTLLEEMTFQKRLHEDELKETKRVHESRIAEVESGCQREFESLLSDALQGLRKQHEEQIQGYKEEMERTFSAKVENAQLTAQRNCEFANAAREELMEKQKKVDTLLSQVNQYQSQNVALESKIKELQNLLDYDRDLHRRRMAEKEEEIAQAQKQAQAQLEEYEQLLDVKLALDLEINAYRKMLEGEEQRLKLSPSPASHSTAIKAASQGRRYLHGKKRKIKETKKRERSAALKTIQHVSATGNISIEEIDADGKFVRLKNHSNEDQSLHGWVLRRRIGSVADVNYKFPSRFTLQAGQEVTIWGAAAGVSPGPSDLVWRSQKSWGTGDNIGVTLIADDGEELAERKIMLVPREEESEQDDDYEEITGSEAEFASQTKRRRKKKCCLVS